Genomic segment of Schistocerca piceifrons isolate TAMUIC-IGC-003096 chromosome 1, iqSchPice1.1, whole genome shotgun sequence:
TGCGTGCATATTGTGTgttatttattttcactgtgttaTGATGACAACTCTTATCATCATTGTGAGATGATTCCGGGCTGAATAAATAAATGATTAACATCACGATCAATCCAgttaataaaaagaaagaaatattatatTCAGAATTCTGTATGCTTACTCTGAAATATGTACAAAAATATCTTCTCCACCGTCATTGGGCGTAATGAAGCCATGACCCTTAGATCTGCAAAACATTTTCACTTTTCCCGACTCCTGCTTTTCTCCAGCCCTTGCCGATCTGCAAGACAAATATAGCCTATCGTGAATTATATTCTAAAACAAATACACAGTACACCAAGAACTTTGTTATTTTACACTTACGTTGAGTTCGTTCTGGTGCGTCTTGTAACAATTGGGCTGGGAATTTTCAAATTATCGAAATCTAATTTTATAGGAGAACGAAGCGTAGTTTCCGTAGATGTCTGGTTTGTTTTGGGTGCATTTAAAGATGCCATTGATTCTGAAACAAGAAATCGGCTGTAAGTCTAATATGTACGTGGTAACAAAACTGCTGATGCTCGTATTTCACAACTACATCATTAAAATAGCTTGCGAAATAAGTCGAAAGCTCTTTCTGCATTACTTGTCTCACAATAAACAACACACTCATACTCTAAATATGCAACCAGCTTAACTACTACACATTTATTATTAAGCCGCTGCATACATTTGTGCAGGAAGACAATGGATTAAAGTTCACTCCTGTACCAAATTTCAACTAAATAGTAGGCAAACGCACTACAGTATGCAGATCTTCAAAATAATTAACCTCTGACATATAACGTCAAACACACGCTTATAAACAATCACTCAAAGATATAATAGTTCCGCGAGCAAGGTAATGTAAATATCGCATGAAATGTAAACAGCTCATCAAGCGATCCAATGTAAAGTTCTCTAAAACCAATTGCACCAAACCATGAAGGTTTTACAACAGTATTTCTTTGTAATTCGATGGAAACTATAAGTCAGTATAAGCATAAAACTTTTTACCGTGAATGGTAACTCAATACGGATGCGGCTTAATTGGAAAACCAAATCTCTCGTTTATAAATTACATGTATTCTGCTGAGAGTGGAATAAAAGAATGTGAGTGGAAAGATTTAACCCACCGAAGAATTCCAACAGCCAACGAGAGGTGGAGCTTTCAGAAAGAAAAACATGTGACTTGATAACTGCGTATCTCACATCCCATACAACTTCATTGCGTAACAGTAGTGTTTAAGAGTTTACTTTTATTAGCTGTCCCAGTGTGAGTTGTTTGAATTGTCACAGAAAAGTTAATTCCGAGGTGcagtgaagctgttattattgatgcCTTCAccgggtggagggtggggggaaaTTGAGTAGCAAGGGAAGTGGTGATGCGAGTGAGaatcttccatggtattagagtgTCTGTGCGCTAGACAAAAAATTGCTGAACAGTAGGAAAGATACAGGGCCCATAAGACAGTGACTGACAGTATTAGAAAAAACTAGACACCTTAACGAGGAGGAGAAAGGTAACAAGATGTGAGAAGTGGTAGCAGGAAACAGGGCACATAGGATGAGAGCAGTATCAGAGAGCTTAGCCACTGGTTCAAAAAACAGGTTTGCTTCGCTACCTAAGAATGTCCCGAAAAGGTAGGAATGGCCAACGCAAAACATACTTTTCACAGGCATTTTACATATAGATGTAGAAACCAGTGGTTTCAAAAAAAGTAGGAAAGTATAGGAAAGT
This window contains:
- the LOC124784739 gene encoding cold shock domain-containing protein CG9705, which translates into the protein MASLNAPKTNQTSTETTLRSPIKLDFDNLKIPSPIVTRRTRTNSTSARAGEKQESGKVKMFCRSKGHGFITPNDGGEDIFVHISDVEGEFVPLPGDEVQYRLCPIPPKFEKFQAVHVHIVNLTPEVHVRWDCNVCEDHSDHK